One genomic segment of Carassius auratus strain Wakin chromosome 29, ASM336829v1, whole genome shotgun sequence includes these proteins:
- the LOC113048654 gene encoding scavenger receptor cysteine-rich domain-containing group B protein-like translates to MVLGNPRSGEASSVRLVDGSSSCSGRVQVLHDGKWGTVCYDGWDLFDANVVCSELGCGEAKEVKSAQYFGNSSGQIWLTKVKCFGNESSLTECPVGGEEKWGQKKCLFDIYAGVICQTRTRLVSGINSCSGRVQVLYNGTWGTVCDDGWDLSEAAVVCREIGCGDVIEVKRSAYFGEGSGQIWMDNVNCTGNESALSKCAYLGLEHNDCSHSKDVGVICQPVIRTVEGFDACSGRVEVLHNGKWGTVCDNNWDGSDGKVVCKEMGCGKIKTLTFGAYFGVTSGQIWMSNVNCNGEEAALSTCAFEGWGTHNCLHAKHAGVKCRRELKTSLSGW, encoded by the exons ATGG TTTTGGGCAATCCCAGGTCAGGCGAGGCTTCTTCAGTCAGACTCGTTGATGGCAGCAGCTCTTGTTCGGGAAGAGTGCAGGTTCTCCATGATGGAAAATGGGGAACCGTGTGTTACGATGGCTGGGATTTGTTCGACGCAAATGTTGTGTGTAGTGAGTTGGGCTGTGGGGAAGCGAAAGAGGTGAAGTCTGCGCAATATTTTGGGAATAGCTCAGGACAAATATGGCTGACTAAGGTGAAATGTTTTGGGAATGAGTCCTCGCTGACAGAATGTCCAGTGGGTGGAGAGGAAAAATGGGGACAAAAAaagtgcctttttgacatatatGCTGGAGTCATCTGTCAGA CCAGAACCAGGCTGGTGAGTGGCATCAACTCTTGTTCCGGACGAGTGCAGGTTCTTTATAACGGAacgtggggaacagtgtgtgatgatggcTGGGATCTGTCTGAAGCTGCAGTAGTGTGTAGAGAGATTGGCTGTGGGGATGTGATTGAGGTGAAGAGATCGGCGTATTTTGGAGAAGGTTCAGGACAAATATGGATGGATAATGTAAACTGCACTGGAAATGAGTCTGCGTTGAGCAAATGCGCATATCTTGGACTGGAGCATAATGACTGCAGTCACTCCAAGGATGTTGGAGTCATCTGTCAGC CTGTTATAAGGACGGTAGAAGGCTTTGACGCTTGTTCTGGGAGAGTGGAGGTTCTCCATAATGGAAAATGGGGAACCGTGTGTGATAATAACTGGGATGGATCAGATGGCAAAGTGGTATGTAAAGAAATGGGCTGTGGaaaaatcaaaacattaacatttggTGCTTATTTCGGAGTCACATCAGGACAAATATGGATGAGCAATGTGAACTGCAATGGAGAAGAGGCTGCTCTGAGCACCTGTGCATTTGAGGGATGGGGAACACATAACTGTCTTCATGCAAAGCACGCTGGAGTCAAGTGTCGCCGTGAGTTGAAAACT TCCCTGTCAGGCTGGTGA
- the LOC113048653 gene encoding lysyl oxidase homolog 2-like, with the protein MNNVNCFGNEATLLSCSYDATPDRCDHEKDAGVICGAVKVLLRVEVKATLGINPNTAGIINKLSDEIGKKLRINGTFSLKTQTDGNIFHKRIGAAP; encoded by the exons ATGAATAACGTCAACTGTTTTGGGAATGAGGCTACACTGTTGAGCTGTTCATATGATGCAACTCCAGACAGATGTGACCATGAGAAAGATGCTGGAGTCATTTGTGGAG CTGTTAAAGTCCTGTTGAGGGTTGAAGTGAAGGCTACACTTGGAATCAACCCAAACACTGCTGGAATCATAAATAAACTTTCAGATGAG ATTGGAAAGAAGCTACGAATAAACGGGACGTTCTCACTGAAAACTCAGACCGATGGAAATATCTTTCATAAGAGAATAGGAGCCGCACCCTGA
- the LOC113048652 gene encoding deleted in malignant brain tumors 1 protein-like has product MLLILFLILGNTISSASESVRLVNGNNSCSGRLEVFYNNQWGTVCDDGWDLSDAAVVCREMGCGDAIEAKSGAYFRPGGGQVSMSNIGCTGNEPMLSSCSSKKAGEFYCDHSKDAGVICRSLVRLVNGSHSCSGRVEVFYNNQWGTVCSNGWDYSEAAVICTEMSCGSVFEQRIGGFFGQGSGPVWLSDVQCSNSETTLRHCTFQGWGQNSCGHEKDATVACDRRIKLENGFNACSGRVEIYNRWGNNWVTVVGDNWDLSEAAVVCREIGCGDAIAAKGAAYFGQGNNGYPVWLNDVNCNGNEPTLFACESKKIEDFQLHYKDAGVICQSLVKLVNGINSCSGRVEVFFDGRWGTVCDDGWDLSDAAVVCREMGCGDAIEAKSAAYFGQGSGPVWLSDLQCGSYSTLRNCNSKGWGQNSCGHEKDAGVTCQREYKSKKLTV; this is encoded by the exons ATGTTGCTCATTCTATTTCTGA TTCTAGGCAATACCATTTCCAGTGCGTCTGAATCAGTCAGACTGGTAAATGGCAACAACTCTTGTTCAGGAAGATTGGAGGTTTTCTATAACaatcagtggggaacagtgtgtgatgacgGCTGGGATCTCtcagatgctgcagtggtgtgtagagagatgGGCTGTGGGGATGCTATTGAGGCAAAGAGTGGTGCTTATTTCAGACCAGGTGGGGGACAAGTATCAATGAGCAATATTGGGTGCACTGGAAATGAGCCTATGTTGAGCAGTTGCAGCTCTAAGAAAGCGGGAGAGTTTTACTGTGACCATTCAAAAGATGCTGGAGTCATATGTCGCT CACTTGTCAGATTGGTGAATGGCAGTCACTCCTGTTCTGGACGAGTGGAGGTTTTCTATAACaatcagtggggaacagtgtgcaGTAATGGCTGGGATTATTCAGAGGCTGCAGTGATATGTACAGAAATGAGCTGTGGGAGTGTTTTCGAGCAAAGGATCGGTGGTTTTTTTGGCCAGGGATCAGGACCGGTATGGCTTAGTGATGTACAATGCTCTAACTCTGAAACTACTCTGAGACACTGCACTTTTCAGGGATGGGGACAAAACTCATGTGGACATGAGAAGGATGCTACAGTCGCCTGCGACC GCAGAATCAAGCTGGAAAACGGCTTCAATGCTTGCTCTGGTAGAGTGGAGATTTATAATCGCTGGGGAAACAATTGGGTAACTGTGGTTGGTGATAACTGGGATCTATCAGaggctgcagtggtgtgtagggAGATCGGCTGTGGGGATGCCATAGCAGCAAAGGGTGCTGCTTATTTCGGGCAGGGAAATAACGGGTATCCAGTATGGTTGAATGATGTCAACTGCAATGGCAATGAGCCCACACTCTTTGCCTGTGAGTCCAAAAAAATAGAAGATTTCCAGCTGCATTACAAGGATGCTGGTGTCATCTGCCAAT CTCTTGTTAAGCTGGTGAATGGCATTAACTCTTGCTCTGGGCGAGTTGAAGTTTTCTTTGATGGCcggtggggaacagtgtgtgatgacgGCTGGGATCTCtcagatgctgcagtggtgtgtagagagatgGGCTGTGGGGATGCTATTGAGGCAAAGAGTGCTGCTTATTTTGGACAAGGATCTGGACCCGTATGGCTAAGTGATTTACAGTGTGGCAGTTACTCTACTCTGAGAAACTGTAATTCAAAGGGATGGGGACAAAACAGCTGTGGACATGAGAAGGATGCTGGAGTCACCTGTCAACGTGAGTACAAAAGCAAAAAATTAACAGTATAA
- the LOC113047852 gene encoding scavenger receptor cysteine-rich domain-containing group B protein-like, which yields MGCGDALEAIGGAYFGQGAGQIFMGSVNCVGNEAILSACESRRTGMYDHSKDAGVICNPSLRLIDGHNSCSGRVEVLFNGIWGTVCDDGWDASDAAVVCREMGCGDVIEAKSAAYFGQGSGPVWISDLQCSDTESRLRDCKSGGWGRGTCGHEKDAGVICKDNVRLVSGTNPCSGRVEVLLAGQWGTVCDDGWDASDAAVVCRQLGCGDVIEAKSAAYFGQGSGPVWISDLQCSNTESRLRDCKSGGWGRGTCGHEKDAGVICTGECKPFNS from the exons ATGGGATGTGGAGATGCTTTAGAGGCAATAGGCGGTGCTTATTttggacagggtgcaggacaaaTATTTATGGGCAGTGTAAACTGTGTTGGAAATGAGGCCATACTCAGTGCTTGTGAATCACGTAGAACGGGAATGTATGACCATTCAAAGGATGCTGGAGTCATCTGTAACC CTTCTCTCAGGCTCATTGATGGACACAACTCTTGTTCTGGACGAGTGGAGGTTCTTTTTAATGGAAtatggggaacagtgtgtgatgatggaTGGGATGCAtcagatgctgcagtggtgtgtagagagatgGGCTGCGGGGATGTGATCGAGGCAAAGAGCGCTGCTTATTTCGGTCAGGGATCAGGACCTGTATGGATAAGTGATTTACAATGTTCCGACACTGAATCAAGATTAAGAGATTGTAAATCAGGTGGATGGGGAAGAGGCACTTGTGGACATGAGAAAGATGCAGGAGTCATCTGTAAGG ATAATGTTAGGCTGGTCAGCGGCACCAACCCCTGTTCTGGACGAGTGGAGGTTCTTCTCGccggtcagtggggaacagtgtgtgatgatggaTGGGATGCATCAGATGCTGCAGTGGTTTGTAGACAACTGGGCTGCGGGGATGTGATCGAGGCAAAGAGCGCTGCCTATTTCGGTCAGGGATCAGGACCTGTATGGATAAGTGATTTACAATGTTCCAACACTGAATCAAGATTAAGAGATTGTAAATCAGGTGGATGGGGAAGAGGCACTTGTGGACATGAGAAAGATGCAGGAGTCATCTGTACGGGTGAGTGCAAACCTTTTAACAGCTAA